The following nucleotide sequence is from Deinococcus ruber.
CTTAGTACACAAGACATCTAGAGGATAGTCAAATGTCATGTCAGACCCTACCGTAAATCCATCAGTATAGTCACCGAAATCCAAATTCAAGACCGAGTCTCCGTCTCTGTCAAAGTAATATTTACCGCGCTGTGAAGATTCGAGATCATTATTTATAAATATATTTTTAATAAAACCCCCATCTTTATTCAATTCTATACTAATGCAGCGATTATTTTTACAAATATCTGTATCTGAGTACACCCAATTTCCATATAAATCAGATACATCAATGTGTTTGTAGAAACTGAAAAACAAGAAGATAACTAATGAACCTAATAGCGCATACATTACACGTTTACGGCCATTCATTACTTAGATGTCCCAAGCTTTATACAATCCCATCCTCTCATCTCTGCTCTCCCGTCAAGATAATAAAACAGGCAAAAGAACGTGTGGTTGTTCAGTACACGTTGAATACCTTGAGAGTTAATTTCAAATTTTTCGATAGCCGCTGGCCTTCGACATAAGATGATATTTGGCAAAATACACTACCGTTCTGCGTTTGTACCCACCTAACAGTTTCTAAGATATACTGAAATCCAGCGACTTTAAATGAAAAAGCGTAATTAGTTATATTTGAAAATCTATTTATATGCTAAGTAGCTACGCTAAATCCATTGAATTGACCCTGCTAATCCGCCACGCCAGCCAACTCCGCCTCTTCCACCTTCATGCCTGTCATGCCCAGCACCGCCTGCGCCCAGCCCGCATCGTCGAGGTGCTGATAGAGCTGCGCCCACTGCCAGCGGCGGTAGGCGTCGGCTTTGGCCTCGTTGCCGCGCTCGCGCCCGTTGAAGCTCGCCTCCAGCTGCTCAAGCGTCTTTGGCCCCCACGCGAAACTCACGCGCCCGCTGCTCAGCCACGCGGTCAGGTCGGCTTCGGGCGGCAGGGCGTACAGCACCACTTCACCGCTCAGGGCTTGCCCGCTTTCCAGCAGCCGCACGCCGGGCACGTTGTCTTGCAGGTACGCGGCGACGCTGCCCGTGGCATACGCGCTGGCCCCGGTTCGCAGGTGTGCCACGCCGTCCACGGGTTTCAGGCGCTGAAAGTCGGCGGGTACGGTGTCGGGGCTGCCCGCCAGTTCCAGTTTCGCCAGTGGGCGCAGGCCCTCCAGCATCAATTCGACTTTCTCGACACCCCGGAAGCTGTTGAGCTGCACCTTCGCAGCAAGGTCGCGCACGCCCGCCCCCGGCGCAGATTCACGGTACTTCACGCCCTTCACGCCCTTCAGCACGAATTGCAGCGTGCTGGCGGTCTTGCCCACCATGCGGGCCGATTCCAGCTCGCCGCTGAGGTGCCACAGCGGATCGGGAAAGCCCTCGCCAAAGGGTTGCAGCCCTTCCAGCTCGGCCCACAGCGGCGCAGTCACGGCCCAGGCGGGCAGCGAGGCTTCCAGATGCAGCTCGGGAACGGGGCGCGGAAACTGGCGGGCGTACTCGTGCAGGCTGTCGCGCAGCTTGTCATATTGCCCGTCTTTCAGCGCAAACCCCGCCGCTGCCGGGTGCCCGCCGTAGCGTTTCAGATGTGCGGCGGCGTGGTGCAGCCCGCCCACTGCCGAGATGCCGGGCGTGCTGCGAACGCTGCCCTTGCCCTCGGCCACGATGTACACCGGCTTGTGGTACGTCTCCAGCAGCTTCGCCGCCACGATGCCCATGATTCCGGCGTGCCAGCCCTCGTGCGTGACCACGATGGCGGGGTCGGCAGGGTCGGCCAGCAGCAGCGCCTGCTCGAACATCGCGTCTTGCAGCACCCGGCGCTCGTTGTTGCGGGTTTCCAGATAGATCGCCAGTTCCTCGGCGCGGCGCGGGCTGTCGGTGGTCAGCAGTTCCAGCGCCAGATCGGCTTCGCCCAGTCGCCCA
It contains:
- a CDS encoding single-stranded-DNA-specific exonuclease RecJ, coding for MKLTNAAIPSTRWRLARPASRAELLERMDEFGVSPMLAQVLHARGLSRAHLYPRRTLTPNPGIVEAARRIVQAIRHDKKIRVHGDYDADGVSATALLVLGLRKLGADIHGFIPHRLKDGYGIHPDKVAQHAEACDLLITVDCGVSNAAEVQSLLAAGIEVIVTDHHLPPANFPDCLVVHPHLTPHYDPALHNLTGAGVAYHLLWAVHEELHEPEPMHLAPLATLGTVADVAPLLGENRALVLAGLSLFPETELPGLKVLLEGKGLTSVSARDVAFILAPRINAAGRLGEADLALELLTTDSPRRAEELAIYLETRNNERRVLQDAMFEQALLLADPADPAIVVTHEGWHAGIMGIVAAKLLETYHKPVYIVAEGKGSVRSTPGISAVGGLHHAAAHLKRYGGHPAAAGFALKDGQYDKLRDSLHEYARQFPRPVPELHLEASLPAWAVTAPLWAELEGLQPFGEGFPDPLWHLSGELESARMVGKTASTLQFVLKGVKGVKYRESAPGAGVRDLAAKVQLNSFRGVEKVELMLEGLRPLAKLELAGSPDTVPADFQRLKPVDGVAHLRTGASAYATGSVAAYLQDNVPGVRLLESGQALSGEVVLYALPPEADLTAWLSSGRVSFAWGPKTLEQLEASFNGRERGNEAKADAYRRWQWAQLYQHLDDAGWAQAVLGMTGMKVEEAELAGVAD